From a region of the Verrucomicrobiia bacterium genome:
- the uvrB gene encoding excinuclease ABC subunit UvrB — protein sequence MFELVSPYQPAGDQPAAIRDLTESLRSGAQHQTLLGVTGSGKTFTMANVIRDVQKPTLVISHNKTLAAQLYAEFKGFFPNNAVEYFVSYFDYYQPEAYIPRTDTFIEKDSSVNEEIERMRLSTMSSLFTRRDVVVIASVSCIYGIGSKEDYEAMVLPVRVGQQVTREDFLRRLVELQYSRNDIEFARGQFRVRGDTIELCPAGREDALRVEFFGDEIERITRFEPLTGEAIESLNSNMVFPAKQYVAPAEKLRPALLRIREELGERIAWFESQGKLLEAQRIKMRTEYDLEMMEEMGFCSGIENYSRHLAGRTPGSRPHTLFDFFPEDYLLVIDESHATVPQIGGMYAGDRSRKTVLVEHGFRLPSALDNRPLNFEEFQAMQRQTVYVSATPGPKELEWSRDRVVELVVRPTGLIDPTITLKPLKGQIDDLIHQARERVERKERVLVTTLTKRTAEELTDYLRDVGIQVQYLHSEIDAIERVEILRSLRKGEFDVLVGINLLREGLDLPEVSLVAILDADKEGYLRSTTSLIQTAGRAARHLNGEVILYADVKTQSIQKFLAISQHRRARQVAYNQEHNITPRSVSRAVDESLSSAREAQGEAQSVLNEAGVDIDVSATLKDLEQEMVAAANNLEFEKAALLRDQIKELKRMLHGEKSNIDSPSSTNVAARRASYVKPRGRQRGKARSLRK from the coding sequence ATGTTCGAATTGGTTTCACCCTATCAACCCGCCGGCGACCAGCCTGCCGCGATCCGCGATTTGACTGAAAGCCTGCGCTCGGGCGCCCAGCATCAGACATTGCTCGGCGTGACGGGATCGGGCAAGACGTTCACGATGGCAAACGTGATCCGGGATGTCCAAAAGCCAACGCTGGTTATTTCGCACAATAAAACCCTGGCTGCGCAGCTGTACGCCGAGTTCAAGGGCTTTTTCCCAAACAACGCGGTGGAATATTTCGTCAGCTACTTCGATTACTATCAACCCGAGGCGTATATCCCGCGGACCGACACGTTCATTGAAAAGGATTCCAGCGTGAACGAGGAGATCGAGCGGATGCGGCTGTCGACCATGAGTTCGCTCTTCACGCGGAGGGACGTGGTGGTGATTGCGAGCGTGTCGTGCATTTACGGAATTGGGAGCAAGGAGGATTACGAGGCGATGGTCCTGCCCGTCCGCGTGGGCCAGCAGGTCACGCGCGAGGATTTTCTGCGGCGCCTCGTGGAGCTGCAGTATTCCCGCAATGACATCGAGTTTGCGCGCGGCCAGTTTCGCGTGCGGGGCGACACGATCGAGCTCTGTCCCGCGGGGCGCGAAGACGCCTTGCGCGTGGAATTTTTTGGGGATGAGATCGAGCGGATCACACGCTTCGAACCGCTGACCGGGGAGGCGATTGAATCGTTGAACTCGAACATGGTTTTTCCCGCGAAGCAGTATGTCGCGCCCGCGGAGAAGCTGCGCCCCGCATTGCTGCGCATTCGCGAGGAGCTGGGCGAACGCATCGCGTGGTTTGAAAGCCAGGGAAAACTGCTGGAAGCGCAACGGATCAAGATGCGAACGGAATACGATTTGGAAATGATGGAGGAGATGGGATTCTGCTCCGGAATTGAAAATTACTCGCGGCATCTGGCCGGCCGCACGCCGGGATCACGACCTCACACGCTCTTTGACTTTTTCCCTGAGGATTATCTGCTGGTCATCGATGAGTCCCACGCGACGGTCCCGCAGATCGGGGGCATGTATGCGGGAGATCGCTCGCGCAAAACAGTTCTGGTGGAGCACGGGTTTCGGCTGCCCAGCGCGCTGGACAATCGGCCGTTGAATTTCGAGGAGTTCCAGGCAATGCAACGTCAGACCGTATATGTCAGCGCTACTCCCGGGCCAAAGGAACTGGAATGGTCGCGCGACCGCGTGGTGGAACTGGTCGTCCGGCCGACGGGCCTTATTGATCCGACCATTACTCTGAAGCCCCTCAAGGGTCAGATCGACGATCTCATCCATCAGGCGCGCGAACGCGTGGAGCGCAAGGAACGGGTTTTGGTGACGACACTCACGAAACGCACGGCCGAGGAATTGACCGATTACCTGCGAGACGTTGGCATCCAGGTTCAATACCTGCACAGTGAGATTGACGCTATTGAGCGCGTGGAAATTTTGCGGTCGTTGCGCAAGGGCGAGTTTGATGTGCTGGTCGGCATCAATCTGTTGCGCGAAGGGCTCGATCTGCCGGAAGTTTCGCTGGTCGCGATTCTTGATGCCGACAAGGAGGGTTATCTGCGGAGCACGACAAGCCTCATTCAGACGGCGGGCCGCGCGGCGCGTCATTTAAATGGGGAGGTAATTCTTTATGCCGACGTAAAGACGCAGAGCATTCAAAAGTTCCTCGCGATTTCCCAGCATCGGCGGGCGCGGCAGGTCGCGTATAACCAGGAACACAACATCACTCCGCGAAGTGTAAGTCGTGCCGTTGACGAAAGCCTGTCATCTGCGCGCGAAGCGCAGGGAGAGGCGCAATCAGTCCTGAACGAAGCAGGCGTGGACATAGATGTTTCTGCGACGTTGAAGGACTTGGAGCAGGAGATGGTAGCGGCTGCCAACAACCTGGAATTTGAAAAGGCTGCGCTGCTTCGCGACCAGATCAAGGAATTGAAACGCATGCTGCATGGAGAGAAATCAAACATTGATAGTCCTTCGTCGACGAACGTCGCCGCGCGCCGGGCGAGCTATGTAAAACCCCGGGGCCGCCAGCGCGGAAAAGCCCGCTCGCTGCGCAAATGA